The following coding sequences lie in one Zingiber officinale cultivar Zhangliang chromosome 2B, Zo_v1.1, whole genome shotgun sequence genomic window:
- the LOC122045849 gene encoding fructose-bisphosphate aldolase 1, chloroplastic-like — translation MASLQLTASSSQWIAGKGPFAWRNSPRTAVPRRVAVRPIRAGSYTDELVQTAKSIASPGRGILAVDESNATCGKRLASIGMENTEENRQAYRQLLLTTPGLGAYISGAILFEETLYQSSTDGKKFVDCLLHEKIMPGIKVDKGLVPLPGSNNESWCQGLDGLASRCAEYYKQGARFAKWRTVVSIPSGPSALAVKEAAWGLARYAAIAQDNGLVPIVEPEILLDGDHSIERTLQVAEKVWAEVFFYLAENNVVFEGILLKPSMVTPGAEHKEKASPETIAKYTLKMLNRRVPPAVPGIMFLSGGQSEVEATLNLNAMNQGPNPWHVSFSYARALQNTVLKTWQGRPENIGAAQKALLVRANANSLAQLGRYSEEGETEEAKKGMFQKGYTY, via the exons ATGGCGTCGTTGCAACTGACCGCTTCGTCGAGCCAATGGATCGCCGGAAAGGGGCCTTTCGCCTGGAGAAACTCCCCTCGGACGGCGGTGCCCCGACGCGTCGCCGTGCGCCCGATCAGGGCCGGATCGTACACCGACGAGCTCGTACAGACAGCT AAATCTATTGCTTCGCCTGGGCGTGGAATTCTTGCTGTCGATGAATCAAATGCTACATGTGGAAAGAGGCTTGCTTCAATTGGTATGGAGAATACAGAAGAAAACCGCCAAGCTTATAGGCAGCTTTTGTTGACGACTCCGGGTCTAGGTGCATATATTTCTGGGGCTATTCTTTTTGAGGAAACGCTATACCAATCCAGCACAGATGGAAAGAAGTTCGTGGATTGCTTACTCCATGAGAAAATCATGCCCGGTATTAAGGTTGATAAG GGTTTGGTCCCATTACCTGGATCAAACAATGAATCTTGGTGCCAAGGATTGGATGGATTGGCCTCGAGATGTGCTGAGTATTACAAACAAGGCGCACGTTTTGCCAAATG GAGAACAGTTGTCAGCATTCCTTCTGGACCTTCCGCTCTGGCTGTTAAGGAGGCTGCATGGGGACTTGCTCGTTATGCTGCTATTGCCCAG GACAATGGACTTGTCCCAATCGTGGAGCCTGAGATTCTCCTTGATGGAGATCACTCAATTGAAAGAACTCTTCAAGTTGCCGAGAAAGTTTGGGCAGAAGTGTTCTTCTATTTGGCCGAGAACAATGTGGTGTTTGAGGGCATTTTGCTCAAACCTAGCATGGTGACCCCAGGTGCTGAGCATAAGGAGAAAGCATCCCCAGAGACCATCGCAAAATATACACTGAAAATGCTAAATAGGAGGGTGCCTCCTGCAGTTCCTGGAATCATG TTTCTTTCTGGAGGTCAATCCGAGGTTGAAGCGACTTTGAACTTGAATGCAATGAATCAAGGTCCTAACCCATGGCATGTCTCGTTCTCGTATGCCCGTGCTCTTCAAAATACTGTCTTGAAAACTTGGCAAGGACGGCCAGAGAATATCGGAGCTGCTCAAAAGGCTCTCTTGGTTCGTGCAAATGCAAATTCACTAGCTCAACTAGGTCGGTATTCGGAAGAGGGAGAGACTGAGGAGGCTAAGAAGGGGATGTTCCAGAAGGGTTACACATATTAA